From one Leptospira stimsonii genomic stretch:
- the coaE gene encoding dephospho-CoA kinase (Dephospho-CoA kinase (CoaE) performs the final step in coenzyme A biosynthesis.): MQSSSSGKKAFLVGITGMIGGGKSTATKIFAELGAFPIQADQLAKRYTAPDSPILKELIELLGSEILNSEGKPDRKKIAELVFHDPKKLEGLNKLIHPRVRKDFLKILETEASGKLVVWEVPLLFETDAHTLCDTTVTVDSDPEESISRTVSRDGVTKEDVLARIANQLPLSEKLKRADYTIRNRGNLETLREECKTLYTTLLGRML; encoded by the coding sequence ATGCAGAGTTCGAGTTCTGGAAAAAAGGCCTTCTTGGTCGGAATTACCGGAATGATCGGAGGTGGAAAAAGCACCGCGACAAAGATTTTTGCGGAATTGGGAGCATTTCCGATTCAGGCAGATCAGCTCGCCAAACGTTATACGGCCCCGGATTCTCCCATTCTTAAAGAACTCATCGAACTTTTGGGATCGGAGATTCTCAACTCGGAAGGAAAACCGGACCGGAAAAAAATCGCGGAACTGGTCTTTCATGATCCGAAAAAATTGGAAGGACTCAACAAACTGATTCATCCGAGGGTAAGAAAGGATTTTTTGAAGATCCTGGAAACGGAGGCTTCGGGCAAACTCGTCGTCTGGGAAGTTCCCCTTCTTTTTGAAACAGACGCCCATACGCTCTGCGACACAACGGTGACCGTGGATTCGGATCCGGAAGAATCGATTTCCAGGACCGTATCGAGAGACGGTGTTACAAAAGAGGATGTTTTGGCGAGAATCGCAAACCAACTTCCTCTTTCGGAAAAGCTAAAAAGAGCCGATTATACAATTAGAAACAGAGGGAATCTCGAAACACTGAGAGAAGAATGTAAAACTCTCTACACAACTCTGTTAGGAAGAATGTTATGA
- a CDS encoding GGDEF domain-containing phosphodiesterase, translating into MTNNTQISPLLLRRAIKFCSDNSKEGIVLFSKSWDLLYTNATFDELLQSPNFQSIHDSLLSYLKTTKGIQYEKEMGLSSVLLETGLIDVGYFNDTTLMLNFILHDLEEVYAIRFLTVRQNLSSDSKESFYQDRFTGLPNKNYFLSIYSNNRIYNNKSNRPYFLFLISLSNPDSILNKEDNFYYESIALKIAERLKKYISKGDQIFRLGSERFLIASANIESELEAEWFAECIILLFSFPFTYREREFHLNANVGYAQFDQLVNSDLNSLRILEEAVQQSALIGPNSFYHYDRSTIEQNATRAKIEIDLRKVLNRNELELAYQPIMDLRQDSILSMEVLLRWNHPEKGKLMPASFISIAESSSFIKTIGEWLIWDTLKSYSTSILKENQICISLNISAKQLNDKQIFNVLKEATDFYGISPDSIILEIIEDSFDSNLVKVNKVIALLKDFGFRFAIDDFGKGYSSLGRLQTLPVDYIKLDKVFLFNYFKSSSKTIISSLINLIQAMDKAIIVEGVENPNQHELLKELNCNYAQGYFYSYPLEASKVEEYIKTKLTQKISRN; encoded by the coding sequence GTGACTAACAATACGCAGATTTCCCCTCTCCTCTTAAGAAGAGCGATCAAGTTTTGTTCCGATAATTCCAAGGAAGGGATTGTACTCTTTTCAAAAAGTTGGGATTTACTATACACGAATGCGACATTTGATGAACTTTTACAATCTCCGAATTTTCAAAGCATCCATGATTCGCTCCTCTCCTATCTCAAGACGACAAAGGGAATTCAATATGAAAAGGAGATGGGACTTTCCAGTGTTCTCCTTGAAACCGGCCTAATCGATGTCGGTTATTTTAACGACACGACTCTGATGTTGAACTTTATCCTTCATGATTTGGAAGAAGTATATGCAATCCGTTTTCTTACCGTAAGGCAAAATCTTTCCTCCGATTCCAAAGAATCGTTTTATCAAGACCGCTTTACCGGTCTCCCAAACAAAAACTACTTTCTTTCGATCTACAGCAACAATCGGATCTACAACAATAAATCGAATCGACCTTATTTTCTTTTTCTAATCTCTCTTTCTAACCCTGATTCCATCCTCAACAAAGAAGACAATTTTTATTATGAGTCGATTGCCCTTAAAATTGCCGAACGTCTCAAGAAATACATTTCGAAAGGAGATCAAATTTTTCGCCTCGGCTCCGAACGTTTCCTGATCGCAAGTGCGAACATAGAATCCGAACTGGAGGCGGAGTGGTTTGCAGAATGTATCATTCTTCTTTTTTCATTCCCATTCACCTATCGAGAAAGAGAATTTCACCTGAATGCAAACGTAGGTTATGCTCAGTTTGATCAGTTGGTCAATTCAGACCTCAATTCATTGAGGATTCTCGAAGAGGCAGTGCAACAATCGGCTCTTATCGGTCCGAATTCATTTTATCACTATGATCGAAGTACGATCGAACAAAATGCGACGAGGGCAAAAATCGAAATCGATTTAAGGAAAGTATTAAACAGAAACGAACTGGAACTGGCCTACCAACCGATCATGGATCTTCGCCAAGACTCGATCCTTTCTATGGAAGTTCTTTTACGTTGGAATCATCCGGAAAAAGGAAAATTGATGCCGGCGAGTTTTATTTCGATCGCCGAAAGTTCGAGTTTTATTAAAACAATAGGAGAATGGTTGATCTGGGATACCTTGAAATCCTACAGCACTTCCATCCTAAAAGAGAACCAAATCTGCATTTCGCTTAACATTTCTGCGAAACAACTCAACGACAAACAGATTTTCAACGTTCTAAAGGAAGCGACCGATTTTTACGGCATTTCTCCGGATTCTATCATTTTGGAGATCATAGAAGATTCTTTCGATTCCAATCTAGTAAAGGTAAACAAGGTAATCGCTCTTCTAAAAGACTTCGGTTTTCGTTTTGCGATAGATGATTTCGGGAAAGGTTACTCTTCTCTCGGAAGACTGCAAACTCTTCCCGTCGATTATATCAAATTAGACAAGGTTTTTCTATTTAACTACTTCAAATCTTCCAGCAAGACGATCATCTCCTCCTTGATCAATCTCATCCAAGCGATGGACAAGGCGATCATCGTGGAAGGTGTTGAAAATCCTAATCAACACGAACTTTTAAAAGAACTGAATTGCAACTATGCACAGGGTTATTTCTATTCTTATCCTCTCGAAGCGTCCAAAGTAGAAGAGTATATCAAGACGAAACTCACGCAAAAAATTAGCAGGAATTAA
- a CDS encoding protein-L-isoaspartate O-methyltransferase family protein: MSFESKICDPLLRILERERMVKTQIVSRGIRDKNVLTAMLSIPRECFVLSSYSSQAYEDKPLPIGCEQTISQPFMVAWMSTLLEIQKGDRVFEIGTGSGYQSAVLISLGARIYSVEFFEPLHKTAIQNLERWKPGITKRHRFVQGSGPEFLKSGLFFEKMISCASLSELPDRESPYFRSLVPGGIFLFPFGKEEQVLMIAKRTLDDWSFRSLGGVRFVPFLGKEF, encoded by the coding sequence ATGTCTTTCGAGTCAAAAATCTGCGATCCTCTGCTTCGAATTCTCGAACGCGAAAGGATGGTGAAAACGCAAATCGTTTCGAGAGGAATTCGAGACAAGAACGTTCTCACCGCGATGCTCTCGATCCCGAGGGAATGTTTTGTTCTTTCCTCGTATTCTTCCCAAGCCTACGAAGATAAGCCGCTCCCGATCGGTTGCGAACAAACGATCTCACAACCGTTTATGGTAGCTTGGATGTCGACGTTGCTCGAGATTCAAAAGGGAGATCGAGTTTTTGAAATCGGAACCGGCTCCGGTTATCAGAGCGCCGTCCTCATTTCACTCGGCGCTCGGATATACTCCGTAGAATTTTTCGAACCTCTTCACAAAACCGCGATTCAAAATCTGGAACGTTGGAAACCGGGAATTACAAAACGGCATCGTTTTGTTCAGGGAAGTGGCCCCGAGTTTCTAAAGTCCGGACTCTTTTTTGAGAAGATGATTTCTTGTGCCTCGCTCTCGGAACTTCCGGATCGGGAAAGCCCTTACTTTCGTTCCTTGGTTCCGGGTGGAATTTTCTTATTTCCGTTCGGAAAGGAAGAACAGGTTCTGATGATCGCCAAAAGAACGTTAGACGATTGGTCCTTCCGTAGTCTGGGTGGGGTTCGTTTTGTCCCTTTTTTGGGAAAAGAATTCTAA
- a CDS encoding helix-turn-helix domain-containing protein: protein MVNTMDWLLREELLIEITRFGAFFALIIGLGRLLRAKNQIDYFLSALLVLTAIFQYFDETTINAVSYNWMKRFLFQIDMIALSTAGILVYLLSIMVFSKYSKLPSKYYWNLVPPVVLSIPVASLYDQQSRFEYGMFLYLTDLFVIVYVGVAVYKMITNRVFDFRSLKSKVLGGLVITVSFCAVLEIFGIVMEERTLVLLSGVVTTIEIIYFYYVSVYFQDFLGEPIAFDVQKNSSKKSLLGDIDIDALEKQLNYLIQEERIYLDEDIRLPSVAEELGVSVHQLSSYLNDHKGINFNNYINQFRVEEAKSILINDPSRSVISVGNAVGFNSNSVFHRAFLRETGMSPKKFREAQLFNKHSYTLN from the coding sequence ATGGTAAATACGATGGATTGGCTATTACGGGAAGAATTATTGATTGAGATCACGAGGTTTGGTGCTTTTTTTGCTTTGATCATCGGACTCGGTCGTTTGTTGCGAGCGAAGAACCAGATTGATTATTTTTTGTCTGCTCTTCTTGTTCTCACTGCTATTTTTCAATACTTCGACGAAACGACGATAAACGCGGTTTCATACAACTGGATGAAACGTTTCTTATTTCAGATTGATATGATCGCGCTTTCTACCGCGGGCATACTCGTCTATTTGCTTTCGATCATGGTGTTCTCGAAGTATTCGAAACTTCCCTCAAAGTATTACTGGAACTTGGTTCCTCCGGTCGTTCTATCCATTCCGGTGGCAAGTCTCTACGATCAACAGAGTCGATTTGAATACGGGATGTTTCTTTATCTGACCGATTTGTTCGTCATCGTCTACGTCGGTGTGGCCGTATATAAGATGATCACGAATCGTGTTTTTGATTTCAGAAGCCTCAAGTCGAAGGTGTTGGGGGGATTGGTGATCACCGTTTCCTTTTGCGCCGTTTTGGAAATTTTTGGAATCGTGATGGAGGAACGAACTCTCGTCCTCCTCTCGGGTGTGGTCACAACGATCGAAATCATTTATTTCTATTACGTTAGCGTTTACTTTCAGGATTTCTTAGGAGAACCAATCGCTTTCGACGTTCAGAAGAATTCTTCAAAAAAATCGCTTCTCGGAGATATCGATATCGATGCTCTGGAAAAACAGCTCAACTATCTGATACAGGAAGAACGAATTTATTTGGACGAGGACATCCGATTGCCGAGTGTAGCAGAAGAACTTGGAGTTTCGGTTCATCAGCTTTCTTCTTACTTAAACGATCATAAAGGAATCAACTTCAACAATTATATCAATCAGTTTCGTGTAGAAGAGGCGAAGTCGATTCTCATCAATGATCCGAGTCGTTCCGTGATCTCGGTCGGAAACGCAGTCGGGTTTAATTCGAACTCGGTATTCCATAGGGCGTTTTTGAGAGAGACGGGCATGTCCCCGAAAAAATTCAGGGAAGCACAACTCTTCAATAAACATTCTTATACTCTGAATTGA
- a CDS encoding AAA family ATPase: protein MKLESALILIRGLPGAGKSALAKLLSENGTYPVFSVDDYFTNPETKEYRFQYTENHLAYKSCEERTEKAMKERTPKIFLDNTFTLSWELEPYFRLASKYDYTVFVLTVENYHKGKNIHSIEDEQLLKMASKYKVRLLSSDLVE from the coding sequence ATGAAATTAGAATCCGCACTCATTCTCATCCGTGGCCTTCCCGGGGCCGGAAAAAGCGCATTGGCGAAACTCTTATCCGAAAACGGAACGTATCCCGTCTTTTCCGTCGACGACTACTTTACAAACCCGGAGACAAAAGAATATCGATTCCAATATACGGAAAATCACCTCGCGTATAAGAGTTGCGAGGAAAGAACCGAAAAAGCGATGAAAGAACGAACTCCAAAAATCTTTTTAGACAATACGTTTACTCTTTCTTGGGAACTGGAACCGTACTTCCGACTCGCTTCGAAATACGACTATACCGTTTTTGTTCTCACCGTGGAGAACTATCATAAGGGAAAGAACATACATTCGATCGAAGACGAACAGCTCCTCAAGATGGCCTCCAAATACAAAGTTCGATTGTTGTCTTCCGACCTAGTGGAGTAG
- a CDS encoding STAS domain-containing protein, producing the protein MDTKSDSISYKTNDMKLTIEKISSAGTLPGPAVIFQIQGDINIFSAKKLKDAFNESIENEVYILLIDLSGVRVMDSSGIATFIATHSRLNKMSNAGIVLYSLTPEIEKMLELTRLKSLLRTASNFAEAVRLFSA; encoded by the coding sequence ATGGACACCAAATCAGACTCTATCAGTTACAAGACAAACGATATGAAATTGACGATCGAAAAAATTTCCTCCGCCGGGACACTTCCTGGACCGGCCGTCATCTTTCAGATTCAGGGTGATATTAATATTTTTTCAGCGAAAAAACTCAAAGACGCATTCAACGAATCGATCGAGAACGAAGTTTACATTCTTCTAATAGACTTGTCCGGAGTACGGGTAATGGATTCTTCAGGGATCGCTACTTTTATAGCCACTCATTCTCGACTCAACAAAATGTCGAATGCCGGAATCGTCCTCTATTCACTTACGCCTGAAATTGAGAAGATGCTGGAGCTCACCCGCCTTAAATCCTTGCTACGGACTGCATCGAATTTTGCGGAAGCGGTCCGCCTCTTCAGCGCCTGA
- a CDS encoding methyl-accepting chemotaxis protein: MKRKGKNQILRKIVLAFKRPNSLVSIATLFYIILFGLALSQFKNRDQAVEDAYYKRLEEIKRFESSEWNQELETADKKNKEPEEFHRIEHESITEQKTESRNWFGWEWATVSQGSWKHFLKAPLEDQKINDFKNSESIERQLNFRNIESMRLEYLEHSGFSIGMFCIFGAGTLGFLFYLNLFLYKDSQAASSKILILNRKVASGEIQVTAETEEELMDSPALLSLAETIRKFGRDLITEADAIKSRFFEVYDLTHRIQETSEVLNSNVNEENKGIQDIYSLANSIKEEIYNLDRKADSYYILVSSLNVEIKQLDEIIDQVGSAVDKSVLCATAMERNIESGSNTIVQLAESVSEIEDNSKEMKLIASLIKQISERINLLALNAAIESARAGAYGRGFSVVAKEVGALAQETDKSMKTIESLIEKSIHEAYHGHSLVNRSKELYENIINDLINLKSSSEEIVSLVDLQTQKRARVKYSSDQIDKKSDEIYDSIKQQKKANSVMETQISKISQITSASLSISKSLIDYSDQLNAKSTQMEKINKV, from the coding sequence ATGAAGAGAAAAGGTAAGAATCAGATTCTGCGAAAAATAGTTCTGGCTTTCAAAAGACCGAACTCGCTAGTTAGCATCGCAACTTTATTTTACATCATTCTATTTGGATTGGCATTGTCTCAGTTTAAGAACAGGGACCAAGCTGTCGAAGACGCTTATTACAAACGATTGGAAGAAATCAAACGTTTTGAATCTTCGGAATGGAATCAAGAATTAGAAACCGCGGATAAAAAAAACAAGGAACCGGAAGAATTTCATAGAATCGAACACGAATCGATAACGGAACAAAAAACAGAATCTCGAAATTGGTTCGGCTGGGAATGGGCTACGGTTTCACAAGGCTCTTGGAAACATTTCCTAAAAGCTCCTTTGGAAGATCAAAAAATAAATGATTTCAAGAATTCGGAATCCATAGAAAGGCAACTGAACTTTAGAAATATCGAAAGTATGCGGCTCGAATATCTGGAACACTCCGGATTTAGTATCGGAATGTTCTGTATCTTCGGCGCTGGAACACTCGGCTTTCTTTTTTATCTCAATTTATTTCTATACAAAGATTCCCAAGCGGCGAGTTCTAAAATTTTAATTCTGAATCGAAAAGTTGCATCCGGTGAAATTCAAGTTACCGCAGAGACGGAAGAGGAGCTGATGGATAGTCCTGCTCTTCTTTCTTTAGCCGAAACGATTCGTAAATTTGGAAGGGATCTAATAACGGAGGCAGACGCTATCAAAAGTCGCTTCTTCGAAGTTTACGATTTGACCCATCGCATCCAGGAAACTTCGGAAGTTTTAAATTCCAACGTCAATGAAGAGAACAAAGGAATCCAGGATATCTATTCGCTTGCGAATTCGATCAAAGAGGAAATCTACAATCTGGATAGGAAGGCGGATTCTTATTATATTTTGGTCTCCTCCTTGAACGTAGAAATCAAACAACTCGACGAAATCATCGATCAGGTCGGTTCTGCGGTTGACAAATCGGTGCTCTGCGCCACTGCGATGGAAAGAAATATCGAAAGCGGATCGAACACGATCGTACAACTCGCCGAGAGTGTTTCCGAAATCGAAGACAATTCAAAGGAAATGAAGCTGATCGCGTCGTTGATCAAACAAATTTCCGAAAGAATCAACTTACTTGCGTTAAATGCGGCGATCGAATCCGCGAGAGCAGGTGCTTATGGAAGGGGATTTTCGGTCGTAGCCAAGGAAGTCGGAGCCTTAGCCCAAGAGACCGATAAAAGTATGAAAACGATCGAATCTCTGATCGAGAAAAGTATTCACGAAGCCTATCACGGTCATTCCCTCGTAAATCGTTCCAAAGAACTGTATGAAAATATTATAAATGATTTAATCAATCTCAAATCCTCAAGTGAAGAGATCGTAAGCCTCGTAGATCTTCAAACTCAAAAGAGGGCAAGAGTCAAATATAGTAGCGATCAGATCGATAAAAAATCGGATGAGATTTACGATTCGATCAAACAACAGAAGAAAGCGAATTCGGTGATGGAAACTCAAATCTCCAAAATCTCACAGATCACGAGTGCAAGTCTTTCTATTTCAAAGTCGTTGATCGATTATTCCGATCAACTCAATGCGAAATCAACACAAATGGAAAAAATAAATAAGGTCTGA
- a CDS encoding SPOR domain-containing protein yields the protein MKEKIFYVINLDNKRILILSLFLLGLLFSFFFLGVSVGKKRGGNSGEESLTLNDIKSQEIQSGIPFSEPGQIPTEGNKASTTTEIPPATTSSPSNSKEQDSVTFKNIPPATEVVEFKKSGTSPSSSVEKENKSAPETLSVKEPEGSRESKKIKKNEEKKSKRISKSSSDEESNGFTLQVAAFKDKEKADELKKSISGKDKNSKATVKRSRNGYYTVRFGSASSKKEAEGLSKMLPAKLRSGAIVVKD from the coding sequence ATGAAAGAAAAAATATTTTATGTGATCAATCTCGACAATAAGAGAATTCTAATTCTCTCTTTATTCTTACTCGGACTTTTATTTTCGTTTTTCTTCTTAGGAGTTTCCGTGGGAAAAAAACGGGGCGGAAATTCGGGAGAAGAATCCTTAACGTTAAACGACATCAAGAGCCAAGAAATACAAAGCGGAATTCCTTTTTCAGAGCCTGGCCAAATTCCGACGGAAGGAAACAAAGCTTCGACAACAACGGAAATTCCTCCGGCGACTACGAGTTCACCTTCGAATTCCAAAGAGCAGGATTCCGTTACCTTTAAAAACATTCCTCCTGCTACCGAAGTCGTGGAGTTTAAAAAATCCGGAACATCTCCTTCCTCCTCCGTTGAAAAGGAAAACAAATCCGCACCAGAAACGTTATCTGTAAAAGAACCGGAAGGTTCCAGAGAATCTAAAAAAATCAAAAAGAACGAAGAAAAAAAATCGAAACGAATTTCTAAATCTTCCTCGGACGAAGAGTCAAACGGTTTTACTCTTCAAGTCGCGGCGTTCAAAGACAAAGAAAAAGCAGACGAATTAAAAAAATCAATCTCCGGTAAGGATAAAAATTCGAAAGCAACCGTCAAAAGATCAAGAAACGGATATTATACGGTACGATTTGGCTCCGCATCGTCTAAAAAAGAAGCAGAAGGCCTTTCAAAAATGCTACCTGCAAAATTGAGATCGGGAGCCATCGTAGTCAAGGATTGA
- a CDS encoding hemerythrin domain-containing protein, whose product MELIGKLKRQHQIVNEYAHQIESEIDKANPNIGHLVELLSIFSASLLFHLNVEDTDLYLKMENYTNDSPTLVSLFEQYQKTMFGLKDTLLDYASKYSDPLTIEMNFGNFKEETTEIFDHLRKRIDREESEFYPLIEDILRKLSTEEEVVI is encoded by the coding sequence ATGGAATTGATCGGAAAACTCAAAAGACAACACCAGATCGTGAATGAATACGCTCATCAGATCGAATCTGAAATCGATAAGGCAAATCCGAACATAGGACATTTGGTCGAACTGCTTTCTATCTTTTCTGCTTCCTTACTCTTCCATCTCAATGTCGAGGATACGGACCTTTATCTTAAGATGGAAAACTACACGAATGACTCTCCGACTCTAGTTTCTCTTTTCGAACAATATCAGAAAACTATGTTCGGCCTAAAGGACACGTTGCTTGATTACGCAAGTAAATACTCGGATCCTCTTACGATTGAAATGAATTTCGGAAACTTCAAGGAAGAGACGACGGAGATCTTCGATCATCTCAGAAAAAGGATCGATAGGGAAGAATCGGAATTTTATCCTTTGATAGAGGATATCCTACGAAAACTTTCGACCGAAGAAGAAGTGGTTATTTAA
- a CDS encoding DUF1577 domain-containing protein, protein MNGTKSKNRELDVLHSPDQRKHIIEKHLLNQTLIIKGDEEGSTLTIKKFIPEGERLLVELNGDLDLASKNEMILYRILAKYVQLECFFQQSINGKMAELSVSQISIAKSNRAFPRYPVAEDAAHITNINSSKTVIDASLFNIPTLVKVSFEDYKTKLKTFDFGIVEVDVFKPDLDEKFDLVKRSKKYIHIENTSDESSFTSKNENQIDVEDQINQEISTMIRKYKDEKILSEIIYPIVYINHSRQSIPLGYIWIRSKEKHLSTDTIEKLSELAKEMVARIKESNTVMTTEKFQILDISNNGVCVKITNPHLIQTLPKHTGFVFDIYIRMQGYFKVFGAVRWISYDSSGNLILGLELVAKSSFPGEREKFHKNVELIGQGKFTGMKTSNAV, encoded by the coding sequence ATGAACGGAACAAAATCGAAAAATAGAGAATTGGATGTGCTCCATTCTCCGGACCAGAGAAAACACATCATTGAAAAACATTTATTGAATCAGACGCTTATTATAAAAGGCGACGAAGAAGGTTCCACTCTAACAATCAAGAAATTTATCCCCGAGGGAGAAAGGCTTCTTGTAGAACTCAACGGAGATCTGGATCTCGCATCCAAAAACGAGATGATCTTATATAGAATTCTCGCGAAGTATGTTCAACTCGAATGTTTCTTTCAGCAAAGTATCAATGGAAAAATGGCGGAGCTTTCCGTCAGTCAAATTTCCATCGCAAAATCGAATCGTGCGTTTCCAAGATATCCCGTCGCCGAAGACGCGGCTCATATCACCAATATCAATTCTTCAAAAACGGTGATCGATGCTTCTCTCTTTAACATTCCCACCTTGGTCAAAGTGAGTTTTGAAGATTACAAGACAAAGCTTAAAACTTTCGATTTCGGAATCGTTGAAGTGGACGTCTTCAAGCCGGATCTGGATGAAAAATTCGATTTAGTAAAAAGATCTAAAAAATACATTCATATCGAAAACACATCCGATGAATCTTCTTTCACTTCCAAAAACGAAAATCAAATCGACGTGGAAGATCAGATCAATCAAGAAATTTCGACGATGATCCGCAAATACAAAGACGAGAAAATTCTTTCCGAAATCATCTATCCGATCGTTTATATCAATCATTCCAGACAATCGATTCCTCTCGGATATATCTGGATTCGAAGTAAGGAAAAACATCTTTCAACGGATACGATCGAAAAGTTATCGGAACTGGCCAAAGAAATGGTCGCGAGAATCAAGGAATCGAATACGGTGATGACGACCGAAAAATTCCAGATCCTCGACATCTCCAACAACGGAGTTTGCGTAAAAATCACAAATCCTCATTTGATTCAAACGCTTCCCAAACACACCGGCTTCGTTTTCGACATCTATATTCGGATGCAGGGATACTTTAAGGTCTTCGGAGCTGTTCGCTGGATTTCCTACGATTCTTCCGGAAATCTGATTCTCGGTTTGGAATTGGTTGCGAAATCATCCTTTCCAGGAGAAAGAGAAAAGTTTCATAAGAACGTAGAATTGATCGGCCAGGGAAAATTTACCGGTATGAAAACGAGTAACGCCGTCTGA
- a CDS encoding globin family protein, translated as MALGNEEIELVRSSFEKVYMNKDEVAALFYSKLFAMEPSFKSLFKGDMNEQGRKLMLMLKTLISGLGDLASLVPVIQEMGKRHIKYRVKSQDYDVVGAALLATLQQGLGTEFTPKLKGLWTEIYQIVAKTAIEGSKQ; from the coding sequence ATGGCATTGGGAAATGAGGAAATCGAATTAGTAAGATCCAGTTTCGAAAAAGTTTATATGAACAAGGATGAAGTTGCGGCTTTATTTTATTCCAAACTTTTTGCGATGGAGCCGAGTTTTAAGTCGTTATTCAAAGGCGACATGAACGAACAAGGAAGAAAGCTCATGTTGATGTTGAAAACGCTGATTTCTGGACTCGGTGATCTCGCAAGTTTAGTTCCCGTAATCCAAGAAATGGGCAAACGCCATATAAAATACCGCGTTAAATCTCAGGATTACGACGTAGTCGGAGCGGCGCTATTGGCAACCTTACAGCAAGGTTTAGGGACGGAGTTTACTCCAAAACTAAAAGGTTTATGGACTGAGATCTACCAGATCGTTGCGAAAACCGCAATCGAAGGTAGTAAGCAGTAA